Genomic segment of Triticum aestivum cultivar Chinese Spring chromosome 6A, IWGSC CS RefSeq v2.1, whole genome shotgun sequence:
AAAATTGCCATTCAACATGAGGAAACAGATCTATTGCAAAGCACGCTCGGGTATCATAAAAAAACACAAGGAAATAACTATCTCGACATTCATTCTTATCTGAAGTATCTCCACAACCATTGGATAAAGAATAATGAAGGTAAATTAGTGATTCCGAAGACTTAGATTCAAATTATCACAACATAATTCATTTTTTTTACATTATTAATAGAAAAATGACTTACATTAGGGGTTTTCCCCTACTAatttttggtcaaaaaaatttcattTTGAGCGAATTCTAATTTTTACCCCCTACGCTGATGATTTTGATGCTAATTACCTCCTTTAACAGTTTTCTTTATCACGATTACCCCTTTTAGCGAAACTTATACTCCTTCCGTTTCTTAATGTAGTGTGCATAGATTTTTTAAAAGTTATGCTATGCTAACTGTGACCAATTTTTATAGAAAAgaatatttatatctacaatacgaAATACATAAAATATGAAAgtacatcttatgatgaatctaatgatatatgtttgacaTTCTACTCCACAAACTTGATATATGTCTATTAAAAAAACACATTTACCAGAGGGGAAAGTCAAATCCAGGACATTTCAATATAAGTCAATTTTAGAGATTTcagtatgaactacatacagagcaaaatgagtgaatctacactctaaaatatgtttatatacattcttatgtagtttatattgaaatctTTTAGAAGATATATATTTAGAAATGGAAGGAGTAGATGTAATGTATTTCTCCACAAACTTGATATATTGTCTATTAAAAAGACACCTTTACCAGAGAGGAAAGTCAAATCCAGGACATTTCAATAGTACCAAGCATAGGTTTTGTCATGGAAGGAACGATGACGCGCGAGGTGGTGGACCTTTCCGTGGCAGCTGGAAGGATTCGCTTCGCGGAAACGGAATCTGCCGTGCTCCTATGTCGGCTGAGCCCCAAACCCACCCATCCGGTCGTGTCACGCCCCTGAATATTCAGTCGATGGATGGCTGCACCATTCCATAAACAAAACGAGCTGCAGCCGGGAGACGTGCCTCCCATCGACTTCCCGCGCACGCACTCGAGCCCAGGTAGTATTGCACCGCAGTTTTGTCGTGCTGTTGTGCAACGGTGCCACTGCTTTGCAGTATAAATAGTGGAGCGCGTTAACCGGACAGAACACACAAGCTCGACCCACTGATCATCGTCAGCAgcaagcatcaagcaaaggcagtTTGGTACTACTGTACTAGCTAGCCCGTGCAGTTAGCCGACTAGCAATCTTGCTTCAACATCCACATATTGATCGACCACCCTGGTCATCAAACACCGATTCACTATGCCGTCGATTGGCAAGGCCACCGACAACGGCGAGATgaagcagcggcggccggagcaggaGCTGGTCTGCGTCACCGGGGCCGGAGGCTTCATCGGCTCCTGGGTCGTCAAGGAGCTCCTCCTCCGCGGCTACCGCGTCAGGGGAACCGCCCGAGATCCCGGTAAGCAACAGTTTACTTACACCGTGCGCCAGTCCATGATCGATCTCGCTGAATTTTGGGCTCATCTGATGGTGGAGTGGTTTCCGCAGCTGACCGCAAGAACGCCCATCTGCTCGCGCTGGAGGGCGCCGAGGAGAGGCTCACCCTGTGTCGCGCCGACGTCCTCGACTATGACGGCCTCCACGCCGCCTTCCGCGGCTGCCAGGGCGTCTTCCATGTCGCCTCCCCGGTCTCCAACGACCCTGTGAGTTCACTTCCTCTGCTCTGCTCACTTCTATCGATTTTAACAAGGTCCGTGTACTTACTTGCTTCCTAAATGTGTCACTAACTTGCAGGACCTTGTGCCAGTCGCCGTCGAGGGAACCAAGAACGTGATCAGAGCGGCGGCGGACGCCGGCGTGAGGCGTGTGGTGTTCACGTCGTCCTACGGCACCGTGCACATGAACCCCAACCGCGGCCCTGACGCCGTGCTCGACGAGTCCTGCTGGAGCGACTACGACTTCTGCAAGAACACAGGCGTAAGAATACTCTGCTCCATCGCATCTGTTGTTTCTCGCTGGTGAACCGCGCTCATTTATCGATCGCCGTGTGCAATACAGAACCTCTACTGCTGCGCGAAGATGATGGCGGAGATCACTGCGACAGAGGAGGCCGCTAAGAGGGGCCTGGAGCTTGCAGTGGTGGTGCCGTCCATGACCATGGGCCCCATGCTGCAGCAGACGCTCAACTTTAGCAGCAGCCATGTCGCCCGCTACCTCACCGG
This window contains:
- the LOC123128924 gene encoding cinnamoyl-CoA reductase 1, which gives rise to MPSIGKATDNGEMKQRRPEQELVCVTGAGGFIGSWVVKELLLRGYRVRGTARDPADRKNAHLLALEGAEERLTLCRADVLDYDGLHAAFRGCQGVFHVASPVSNDPDLVPVAVEGTKNVIRAAADAGVRRVVFTSSYGTVHMNPNRGPDAVLDESCWSDYDFCKNTGNLYCCAKMMAEITATEEAAKRGLELAVVVPSMTMGPMLQQTLNFSSSHVARYLTGAKPTYPNAVAAYTDVRDVARAHILVYEHPNARGRYLCIGAVLHRAHFLQLLGDLFSQYHITAKCEDDGKPMAKPYKFSNLRLRELGLEFTPLRESLYETVTCLQKKGHLPLPVVPITQKRAYL